TAGCTAGTAACAAATTAGGAATTAAAATTTGGAGTTCGTTATCCACAGGAGTGTCATCAGAATCTGGTAATTCTGCAGATGTTGGTAGACAGTCTAACGGGTTGTATTTGAACATAATCGAGCTTGGTACGTCAACTGTGAACCGTCAGCAAATAAATCTAGACTCATTTGCCCATAACTTCACGGTAACTCAAATTGTAGGTCAGAGACTTTGGCTGTCACAATCGTTTCTCGAACACTTCTTTTAATCGCTAGTGGATTAAGATTAAACACCTTACCACTTGTAAACAATTGATATCCAACCGAAAAGGAACCCGTAGCCAACAAGAAGGAAAATTTACTTATCTTAAGTATTGTTCATTAGCACTGCGGGCACGACGCACCCGTAAGCTTAAGGCGATCGCATGATTCATACTTTGATTCAGCAACGCCAATATTTTACCTATTTCATTAGCTTCTTGAAGTAAAGAATCAAATTTGTGTTTTTCAACTAGTTCAGATTCAATCAATATTTCTAGCCAGTACTGAGTTTCTCTCACTTCTTTCAGAGCGATTTCTAACTTACTGAGAAAGTCTTTGTTAGATTGAGCAGACTGTCCCTCTCTCACATTTGCTCCAATCGCTGTTCCGGAACGGAGTAATTGCTTTGAAAGTGTTCGACAAACTCCAGACTGTTCCTCTAAAAAGGAACAAGCCTTAATAATTCTGACAGCAAAATTCTTTGTTCGTTCGGAAATACTAATATGAACTATCATAAATATCAGCGAAGCAAAGTAGGGCGGGAGAGGACACCCACACCACTAGAATTAGGTTTACTGAGACTGTGTAATTTATATAATTATTAGCTTACCATTTCAATTATACCAGTATAATCACTCTCGTGTCAAGCCTGGATAAGTAGCGGTTTTTTTGGATTTTTACTAACGATAAAAGCTGTTTTTATACAAAAATGGGTAAATGATCGATGGCGATACCTTCTTGTTGCCAGAAATGCCACTTGTGAACAATTGATAAATCTGTCGCCTGATAGTTATTCTTGTCCCAATTGTAGTAGTGTCTCGAATATGGGATCGCCAAAAGTCATCAACCGCATTGAAGGTGTTTCATCAAATACGCTTGGATAAAAAGTGACTGTATAGTCCTGTCCCTTGTATGTCAAGTACCAGATGCGATCGCCTTTATTCTCAAACTTTGCACCACAAGCTCTCAGAATAACTGAAGTGGTGAATAACTGCTCAACAGTTTCTGGAGTGAAGGGCGCAGGTGGAACGGGTTTTTGAATTTCTGCTAAGTCAGCTTCTAAATCCATTGCTACCATTTCTTCCATTGCTGGACGCAGTGGAGGTTTTTCTAGGACTGAATCAAACTCAGACATTAAAACGTCCTCTTCTTCTGGGTCAGCACTCATTGCTGCTTGTTCAATAAAGGTTGGAACTTGCGCTAGGATTGGTTGAAGATTACCTACTACGGTAGCAAAAGCATTGATGCGTTCGGCGCTTCGCCGCAGCGCTAGCTATC
This genomic interval from Scytonema hofmannii PCC 7110 contains the following:
- a CDS encoding four helix bundle protein, which encodes MIVHISISERTKNFAVRIIKACSFLEEQSGVCRTLSKQLLRSGTAIGANVREGQSAQSNKDFLSKLEIALKEVRETQYWLEILIESELVEKHKFDSLLQEANEIGKILALLNQSMNHAIALSLRVRRARSANEQYLR